In Lotus japonicus ecotype B-129 chromosome 5, LjGifu_v1.2, one genomic interval encodes:
- the LOC130717480 gene encoding putative pentatricopeptide repeat-containing protein At3g13770, mitochondrial isoform X2, with protein sequence MCLVRTVVTFPCKFELKPSTSSIVIFHTNYSLRMLRARHVHIHVSPSTHKNFIQQLPLLSFLSYSRLLLSTLSFSPHLQQPLLQMALCGHDMKFKGYNALLNECVSKRALREGQRVHAHMIKTRYLPSVFLRTRLIVLYTKCDSLRDARHVFDEMPERNVVSWTAMISAYSQRGYASQALNLFVQMLRSGTEPNEFTFATVLTSCTSSLDSMLGRQIHSLIIKSNYDAHVYVGSSLLDMYAKDGKIHEARGIFECLPERDVVSCTAIISGYAQLGLDEEALDLFRQLRGEGMQSNYVTYASVLTALSGLASLDHGKQVHNHVLRSEVPSYERTVMSWNAMLVGYGKHGEGREVLELFTLMREENEVKPDGVTMLAVLSGCSHGGLEDRGLDIFYDMTSGKIGVEPKKEHYGCVVDLLGRAGRVEEAFEFIKKMPFEPTAAIWGSLLGACSVHSNVDIGVFVGHRLLEIEPGNAGNYVILSNLYASAGRWEDVRSLRDMMLKKAVMKEPGRSRIELDQVLHTFHASDRSHPRREEVYIKVKELSVRFKEAGYVPDLSCVLHDVDEEQKEKILLGHSEKLALSFGLISTPEGVPIRVIKNLRICVDCHNFAKYISKIYGREVSLRDKNRFHQIVGGKCSCGDYW encoded by the exons atgtGCCTTGTTCGGACGGTTGTCACCTTTCCATGCAAGTTTGAATTGAAACCTTCTACCTCGTCAATCGTCATCTTCCACACTAACTATTCCCTACGCATGCTTCGCGCAAGACATGTCCATATCCATGTCTCACCTTCCACACACAAGAACTTCATCCAACAACTACCTCTACTATCGTTCCTTTCATACTCTCGACTCCTTCTCAGCACTCTCAGTTTCTCCCCTCATCTTCAACAACCACTTCTACAAATGGCCCTTTGCGGCCACGACATGAAGTTCAAAGGCTACAACGCACTCTTGAACGAGTGCGTGAGCAAGAGGGCCTTAAGAGAAGGCCAGAGAGTCCATGCCCACATGATCAAAACTCGTTATCTTCCTTCTGTGTTCCTCAGGACGAGGTTGATCGTGTTGTATACGAAATGTGACTCTTTAAGAGATGCTCGGCACGTGTTCGATGAAATGCCTGAACGGAATGTGGTGTCGTGGACGGCTATGATTTCAGCTTATTCTCAGAGAGGGTATGCCTCTCAAGCCTTGAATCTTTTTGTCCAGATGTTAAGATCAG GGACAGAACCTAATGAGTTCACTTTTGCTACAGTGCTTACGTCATGTACAAGTTCTCTGGATTCCATGCTAGGGAGGCAAATCCACTCTCTTatcataaaatcaaattatgatGCCCATGTTTATGTAGGAAGCTCACTCCTTGACATGTATGCCAAAGATGGTAAAATTCATGAAGCTCGAGGCATTTTTGAATGTTTGCCAGAAAGAGATGTTGTTTCCTGTACTGCTATAATCTCTGGATATGCTCAACTGGGTCTGGATGAAGAGGCATTGGATCTTTTTCGCCAGTTGCGAGGAGAAGGAATGCAATCAAATTATGTTACTTATGCTAGTGTTTTAACTGCCCTTTCTGGGCTTGCTTCTCTAGATCATGGCAAGCAAGTGCACAACCATGTTCTTCGCTCTGAAGTTCCCTCATAT GAGAGAACTGTTATGTCTTGGAATGCAATGCTGGTCGGGTATGGAAAACATGGAGAGGGAAGAGAAGTGCTTGAGCTGTTTACTTTAATGAGAGAAGAAAACGAAGTAAAACCTGACGGTGTCACAATGTTGGCTGTGTTATCTGGCTGCAGTCATGGAGGATTGGAAGACAGAGGACTTGATATTTTTTACGATATGACCAGTGGAAAAATTGGAGTTGAGCCAAAGAAGGAGCACTATGGGTGTGTTGTTGATTTGCTTGGCCGTGCCGGTCGAGTAGAAGAAGCGTTTGAATTCATAAAAAAGATGCCTTTTGAACCAACAGCTGCAATATGGGGTTCCCTTTTAGGTGCTTGTAGTGTTCATTCAAATGTTGACATTGGTGTATTTGTGGGTCATCGGCTTCTAGAAATTGAGCCTGGAAATGCTGGAAATTATGTTATTCTGTCTAACTTATATGCTTCAGCAGGAAGATGGGAAGATGTAAGATCACTAAGGGACATGATGTTGAAGAAGGCAGTGATGAAAGAGCCTGGAAGAAGCAGGATTGAGCTTGATCAAGTACTTCATACTTTCCATGCTAGTGATCGTTCTCATCCAAGAAGAGAAGAGGTCTATATTAAAGTGAAGGAATTATCAGTTAGATTTAAAGAAGCTGGTTATGTTCCTGATTTGAGTTGTGTTTTACACGATGTGGATGAGGAGCAGAAGGAGAAGATACTTCTCGGCCATAGTGAAAAGTTGGCCTTGTCTTTTGGACTAATTTCTACTCCAGAAGGTGTGCCAATCCGTGTCATTAAAAATCTCCGTATTTGTGTTGACTGCCATAATTTTGCTAAATATATCTCAAAGATTTATGGTAGAGAAGTGTCTTTGAGAGATAAAAACCGGTTTCATCAAATTGTTGGAGGAAAATGTTCCTGTGGAGATTACTGGTGA
- the LOC130717480 gene encoding putative pentatricopeptide repeat-containing protein At3g13770, mitochondrial isoform X1, with amino-acid sequence MCLVRTVVTFPCKFELKPSTSSIVIFHTNYSLRMLRARHVHIHVSPSTHKNFIQQLPLLSFLSYSRLLLSTLSFSPHLQQPLLQMALCGHDMKFKGYNALLNECVSKRALREGQRVHAHMIKTRYLPSVFLRTRLIVLYTKCDSLRDARHVFDEMPERNVVSWTAMISAYSQRGYASQALNLFVQMLRSGTEPNEFTFATVLTSCTSSLDSMLGRQIHSLIIKSNYDAHVYVGSSLLDMYAKDGKIHEARGIFECLPERDVVSCTAIISGYAQLGLDEEALDLFRQLRGEGMQSNYVTYASVLTALSGLASLDHGKQVHNHVLRSEVPSYVVLQNSLIDMYSKCGNLTYSRRIFDTMQERTVMSWNAMLVGYGKHGEGREVLELFTLMREENEVKPDGVTMLAVLSGCSHGGLEDRGLDIFYDMTSGKIGVEPKKEHYGCVVDLLGRAGRVEEAFEFIKKMPFEPTAAIWGSLLGACSVHSNVDIGVFVGHRLLEIEPGNAGNYVILSNLYASAGRWEDVRSLRDMMLKKAVMKEPGRSRIELDQVLHTFHASDRSHPRREEVYIKVKELSVRFKEAGYVPDLSCVLHDVDEEQKEKILLGHSEKLALSFGLISTPEGVPIRVIKNLRICVDCHNFAKYISKIYGREVSLRDKNRFHQIVGGKCSCGDYW; translated from the exons atgtGCCTTGTTCGGACGGTTGTCACCTTTCCATGCAAGTTTGAATTGAAACCTTCTACCTCGTCAATCGTCATCTTCCACACTAACTATTCCCTACGCATGCTTCGCGCAAGACATGTCCATATCCATGTCTCACCTTCCACACACAAGAACTTCATCCAACAACTACCTCTACTATCGTTCCTTTCATACTCTCGACTCCTTCTCAGCACTCTCAGTTTCTCCCCTCATCTTCAACAACCACTTCTACAAATGGCCCTTTGCGGCCACGACATGAAGTTCAAAGGCTACAACGCACTCTTGAACGAGTGCGTGAGCAAGAGGGCCTTAAGAGAAGGCCAGAGAGTCCATGCCCACATGATCAAAACTCGTTATCTTCCTTCTGTGTTCCTCAGGACGAGGTTGATCGTGTTGTATACGAAATGTGACTCTTTAAGAGATGCTCGGCACGTGTTCGATGAAATGCCTGAACGGAATGTGGTGTCGTGGACGGCTATGATTTCAGCTTATTCTCAGAGAGGGTATGCCTCTCAAGCCTTGAATCTTTTTGTCCAGATGTTAAGATCAG GGACAGAACCTAATGAGTTCACTTTTGCTACAGTGCTTACGTCATGTACAAGTTCTCTGGATTCCATGCTAGGGAGGCAAATCCACTCTCTTatcataaaatcaaattatgatGCCCATGTTTATGTAGGAAGCTCACTCCTTGACATGTATGCCAAAGATGGTAAAATTCATGAAGCTCGAGGCATTTTTGAATGTTTGCCAGAAAGAGATGTTGTTTCCTGTACTGCTATAATCTCTGGATATGCTCAACTGGGTCTGGATGAAGAGGCATTGGATCTTTTTCGCCAGTTGCGAGGAGAAGGAATGCAATCAAATTATGTTACTTATGCTAGTGTTTTAACTGCCCTTTCTGGGCTTGCTTCTCTAGATCATGGCAAGCAAGTGCACAACCATGTTCTTCGCTCTGAAGTTCCCTCATATGTAGTTCTTCAAAACTCTTTGATTGACATGTACTCAAAATGTGGAAACCTCACTTACTCAAGAAGGATATTTGATACCATGCAGGAGAGAACTGTTATGTCTTGGAATGCAATGCTGGTCGGGTATGGAAAACATGGAGAGGGAAGAGAAGTGCTTGAGCTGTTTACTTTAATGAGAGAAGAAAACGAAGTAAAACCTGACGGTGTCACAATGTTGGCTGTGTTATCTGGCTGCAGTCATGGAGGATTGGAAGACAGAGGACTTGATATTTTTTACGATATGACCAGTGGAAAAATTGGAGTTGAGCCAAAGAAGGAGCACTATGGGTGTGTTGTTGATTTGCTTGGCCGTGCCGGTCGAGTAGAAGAAGCGTTTGAATTCATAAAAAAGATGCCTTTTGAACCAACAGCTGCAATATGGGGTTCCCTTTTAGGTGCTTGTAGTGTTCATTCAAATGTTGACATTGGTGTATTTGTGGGTCATCGGCTTCTAGAAATTGAGCCTGGAAATGCTGGAAATTATGTTATTCTGTCTAACTTATATGCTTCAGCAGGAAGATGGGAAGATGTAAGATCACTAAGGGACATGATGTTGAAGAAGGCAGTGATGAAAGAGCCTGGAAGAAGCAGGATTGAGCTTGATCAAGTACTTCATACTTTCCATGCTAGTGATCGTTCTCATCCAAGAAGAGAAGAGGTCTATATTAAAGTGAAGGAATTATCAGTTAGATTTAAAGAAGCTGGTTATGTTCCTGATTTGAGTTGTGTTTTACACGATGTGGATGAGGAGCAGAAGGAGAAGATACTTCTCGGCCATAGTGAAAAGTTGGCCTTGTCTTTTGGACTAATTTCTACTCCAGAAGGTGTGCCAATCCGTGTCATTAAAAATCTCCGTATTTGTGTTGACTGCCATAATTTTGCTAAATATATCTCAAAGATTTATGGTAGAGAAGTGTCTTTGAGAGATAAAAACCGGTTTCATCAAATTGTTGGAGGAAAATGTTCCTGTGGAGATTACTGGTGA